A stretch of the Tolypothrix sp. NIES-4075 genome encodes the following:
- a CDS encoding glycosyltransferase family 2 protein: protein MPKVSVVVPAYNAMKYLPETVESVLQQTLTDFEVLIINDGSSDGIVEWSSQITDLRIKVISQANQGTAAARNKGITESQGEYIAFLDADDIWEPTKLEKQANCLDNNPLVGLVDAWTAYMDESGKLTGIVMRHTEEGDVYKKVFESCDSSVCCGSSPMIRRSCFETLGLFDESSYIEDVDMWIRIASRYHYAVVKEPLVHYRQHPNNKSKDCQSMLEGFRRLIEKTYRALPTEVLYLRPQSYGRLYIYLAWRSIDNKDFQQAAHYRNLAIANYPQLLLKPWVIRLSVAIAALELLGFEGYEKVRSFNRALRRRLSFRAI from the coding sequence ATGCCAAAAGTTTCCGTTGTTGTTCCCGCATATAATGCAATGAAATACCTCCCCGAAACCGTGGAGAGCGTCTTGCAGCAAACTTTGACTGATTTTGAAGTATTGATTATTAATGATGGTAGTTCCGATGGAATTGTGGAATGGAGTTCTCAAATAACTGACCTCAGAATCAAAGTTATTTCCCAAGCAAATCAAGGTACAGCAGCGGCACGAAATAAAGGAATCACTGAATCTCAAGGCGAATATATTGCCTTTTTAGATGCTGATGACATTTGGGAACCGACTAAGTTAGAAAAACAAGCAAATTGTTTAGATAATAATCCTTTAGTTGGTCTAGTTGATGCTTGGACAGCTTACATGGATGAAAGTGGTAAGCTTACAGGCATAGTTATGAGGCATACTGAAGAAGGTGATGTCTACAAAAAGGTTTTTGAATCGTGTGATAGTTCGGTTTGTTGTGGAAGTTCACCGATGATTCGCCGTTCTTGTTTTGAAACTCTCGGCTTATTTGATGAAAGTAGCTACATCGAAGATGTAGATATGTGGATCAGAATCGCCTCTCGTTATCACTATGCAGTGGTAAAAGAACCCTTGGTTCATTATCGACAGCATCCTAATAATAAATCAAAAGATTGCCAGTCAATGTTAGAAGGTTTCCGGCGATTGATTGAGAAAACATATCGAGCTTTGCCAACAGAAGTATTGTATCTGAGACCGCAAAGCTATGGAAGATTGTATATTTATCTTGCTTGGAGGTCTATAGATAACAAAGATTTTCAACAAGCGGCACATTATCGCAACTTAGCGATCGCCAACTATCCGCAACTGCTTTTAAAACCTTGGGTTATCCGCTTAAGTGTAGCGATCGCCGCACTAGAGTTGCTGGGATTTGAAGGTTATGAAAAAGTGCGATCGTTTAATCGTGCTTTACGTCGTCGTTTGTCATTTCGCGCAATTTAA
- a CDS encoding oligosaccharide flippase family protein, which produces MGLRNQVIKGGALLVVRQALGILLSLIGVIFITRVIGPTQYGLYGVGYGIVSFLGGLGIWGLDVYLLRKTSNPEQEDYDQAFTLLLCFGGVFALSLVLGQHIIAQMLNLPEAAPFLAALGLTLPISLLNIPLTIKLDRDLNFKRVAYIELISQVSYYVIALPLAHQGAGAWAPTAGLWLQQISMVALTYSSTKLRPRLCWKPSLIREMLKYGLSYSSSTWLWQLRSLVNPVIVGRFAGAEAVGFVSLAIRLVEMLSFAKSVTWRLAMAALAKLENDKTRLRHSIEEGMRLQALAVGVPMAGFALLGPIVLLLIFGKNWTPVLHVFPYIAVGYLSNSIFNLHCSVLYLLGRNLLVAWFHAAHVALFAGGAFLLVPQMGIVGYGWAEICALASYLLLHIYIVKELGNLNYTKALVWYGITVAVLVLSTLPGSARYLSCLLLLLPLTSTKERNTLVGYFQILRS; this is translated from the coding sequence GTGGGACTGCGTAATCAAGTCATTAAGGGTGGAGCCTTACTGGTTGTAAGACAAGCTCTGGGAATATTACTCAGCCTAATAGGAGTAATATTTATCACAAGAGTTATTGGACCTACCCAGTACGGTTTGTATGGAGTAGGTTATGGAATTGTCAGCTTTCTCGGCGGTTTGGGTATATGGGGTTTGGATGTTTATTTATTACGCAAAACCAGCAACCCAGAGCAAGAAGATTATGACCAAGCTTTTACTCTGTTGCTATGTTTTGGTGGAGTCTTTGCGCTTAGTTTGGTATTAGGGCAACATATTATCGCCCAAATGCTTAACCTTCCAGAAGCCGCACCGTTTTTGGCGGCTTTGGGTTTGACTTTACCAATATCATTGTTAAATATACCTTTAACAATTAAACTCGACCGCGACTTAAATTTTAAGCGTGTGGCATATATTGAGTTAATCAGTCAAGTTAGCTACTACGTGATAGCGCTACCACTAGCGCATCAAGGAGCTGGTGCTTGGGCACCGACTGCTGGTTTGTGGCTTCAGCAAATCAGCATGGTTGCGCTGACTTATTCGAGTACTAAACTTCGTCCGCGCTTGTGCTGGAAGCCAAGTTTAATTCGGGAGATGCTGAAGTATGGCTTAAGCTATTCTAGTTCGACTTGGTTATGGCAATTGCGATCGCTTGTTAATCCAGTCATTGTTGGACGTTTCGCCGGCGCTGAAGCTGTGGGCTTTGTTTCTCTTGCCATTCGCTTGGTAGAAATGCTTTCCTTTGCCAAGTCAGTAACTTGGCGTTTAGCTATGGCAGCGCTTGCTAAACTCGAAAATGACAAAACTCGTCTGCGTCACAGTATTGAAGAGGGAATGCGCTTGCAAGCGCTAGCAGTTGGCGTTCCAATGGCAGGTTTTGCGCTGCTCGGTCCGATAGTATTATTACTGATTTTTGGGAAAAATTGGACTCCAGTGCTGCACGTCTTTCCATATATTGCCGTTGGCTATCTTTCCAATTCCATCTTCAACCTGCATTGCTCAGTACTTTATCTGCTGGGTAGAAATTTATTAGTTGCTTGGTTTCATGCAGCTCATGTCGCACTTTTTGCCGGTGGTGCGTTTTTGCTAGTGCCGCAGATGGGAATAGTTGGTTATGGCTGGGCTGAAATATGTGCATTAGCTAGTTACCTACTGCTCCATATATATATAGTCAAAGAATTGGGCAATTTAAATTACACTAAAGCTTTGGTTTGGTATGGCATCACCGTTGCTGTTTTGGTTTTAAGTACATTACCTGGTTCAGCTCGTTACCTGTCTTGTTTGTTACTACTGCTTCCACTAACATCAACTAAAGAAAGAAATACCCTTGTCGGCTATTTTCAAATATTGAGGTCTTGA